ATCCTTCAAATTTAATTCTTTCTGCCCAAAATTTTTCTATAGCATCATATTTTATGGGTAAGTCTGCTTGAGAAAATCCTGAATCGCTGCAAATTTTTAATGGATTGATTTCAGTGAATGCAGTTAATTGATAGTGAGATTGTACCTCAAATCGATAACACCATTGTCGGGACTCAAACCAGAAGCGTGCTTCATAGCATCCTGGTTCAGTAATCCATTGGTTTAAAGGGATGGCAGACCAGCGTTTATTTGGAAGTAAATTTTTTAAGATTCGACAAATAATTGTGCGTTCGGTAATATTTTCAATTAAAACGTTTAGAGTTAAGGCTTGATTGAGAGGTGGATACCAGAACTCTGGTACTTCTAAATAAACTGACTTTTTGCCTTTCAATCTCAGACCTCTCAAGATAGGCTGTTCATCCTCTGCTAGTTTCCAGCAAATAATTTGTGATTGAGCCGTTTCAGGTAGATTTAACATAATTGAAGACTCTGGGGTAGTGAGTCTAATTTGCCAACCGCGCCACCCTCTTAGACTCGAGGGAATGCAACTATCGAGTAGCTCTATTCCGTTAGCTAATTCAGATTCGATCTCTTTTGGCGTAAAGTAGATAATCTCTTCTGAACCAATAATTATAGGATTAGGCAGGTATAGTGGTAAATGGTTTCCTGTTATAGCATCAAATATCAAGCAAGGAAGCTGATTGGTAATACCTTTATAGTACCAATGCAGAAGAGATTGGCGGTTGTGATCTAGAAGTTGACAATTCCAGTTTTCTGCTATTTGATTCACATCAATCACTAACTCTGGAATTTCTAAATCTCCATAACTTGGAATTATATTTTCCCAATTAGCTTCAGGAATTTGGCAATAAGTTCCTCGTAAGTTTCGCCATGCAGGTTTCCAAATCGTTTGTTTCGGCAGGACTAATTGAGTATTCAATGAATCGGTAACATCCAAACTCAAAATTAGGGGTTTGCTACGCCGACTAATAATTTTTTGAGTGCGAGCAGAACCTGTTCTAGGCGTTAAAACCCGAATCAGAGCGCTCCAGTTGCGTAAAAAAAAGTTTTGTGGCAAATAATAGTTGCCTAAGAGTTCTTCTCGTTGATTTTCGTCTTGCAAAGCTTGGGGAGAAGCTTGTTGACGCTCTAATTCTTGGGCAATAATAGCAATACCTTGTAGAAGTTGCCCAGAAATAAATTCAACTTCTTCGTCTTCAGAGTAACTAGATTTGAGGAAGTTAATCAGCGTTCCCCATTGTGGATGTTTTTCCTGACAAAAGTTTAATAGGAGTTGAGAAAGGTCTTCAGCAGGAGTGTGGGACAGTTCCCACCAGCCATATTCGTCAGCAAGTTCCTGAACTAGTTGAGCAAAATGACCTAAATTCTGTTCTGGAACGCCGCTCTGAAGCCACAAAGTTGAAACATACTTATAGCCTCCTTTAGCTCGGATTAAACCTAAAAGTTCAATCCCTTCATCAACAATTTGACGTAGGGTATTTTCTACTCCTTGGTTGTGATGAATGTCCAAACGATCGCAAAAGCCTTGCCAAAACTTTTCACTGGAATAATAATAAGCATATTCGGAGAGTGCAAACGTAATAACTTTTAACCAGTTCTGTTCCAATTCATAGAATTCTTCATAGAGTGAAGTATAAGTAACACGGTCTAACCGTTTCAGGTTTTGACCCACAATATCAAGCAATTCCTCGCTGGCATTACGTTGAATGCGGATGCTACCAAGAAATCTTTGTCCAGCAGGCCGCTCGCGATGAGACCAATACGGAAGAATTTTGTCTTCCCAAAGTTTTCGGGTATATTTAGCATTCATAAAGTTAGAGTTAAGATTTGTCTTCCCATTCTGAAACTTTTGCGTTAGTTGCTGAGGTAAAGAGGTTTGTGCTACTCTTTCTTTTTCTTTAGCGAGGTATTCTAGAGATTGTTTTAAAAGCAATTCCTGTTGTTGTAGCTCCTGAATCTGCGTTTGGAGATTAGTTGATTCAGCTGTTAATAGGCAGCTTTGAGTTTTTAGTTCTAGCAAATCCTGTTCTAGGACTGTTTTTTGCTGTTGCCAATCTGCGACTTCGGTTTGTAGTTGATTTAGTTCCGAGTGACAGGAGTCTAAACTGTTTTCAACGTATTGCTTCTCTTGAGAAGTTGCTGCTAAAGAACGGTTAAGTTCTATCTCCTGATTTTTTAAGTTCTGTAACTGTGTTTTGAGAAGATATGATTCTGTTTCTAAGTTCTGAACTTGGTGTTCTACAGTAAGAAGTGCTTGGTCAAGGTCTTTTTTACGATTCTCCTGCTTTAAAACTTCTGTTTGCAGGTCTGCCAGGGCAGTCTCTATTTGTTGTTTTTGAGCTAGTGCAGTGGAAATAGCTTGTTGAAGGGTAGCTTCTTGCTGCTTTAAGTTTTCAGTTTCCGTTTGCAGTTGTGAGAGACATTGCTTGAGTTCTGTTTTCTGAGTTTCTAGTTCTTCAACCTGATTTTGTACAAATGGCAGCTTACCACCGATCTGTCGCTTACGCTGAAGGTCTATAATTGATACTCCCGCTGCGGTTGCGGGGATTGTAATTAGCCCAGTCAAAGCGGCTCTTTTAATGTCTCTGTCCAACACAAAATTGAGACTAAAGCCAACGCTGAAGCTAATAGCACCCAGAATCAACCATTTTCTAGTCATGTAATATTTAAAAGGTATGAGCCAGATTAAAGGGTTAGTAACGAAGGTTACATTCTCCTTGATCTAAGGATTCCCATAACCGCAGTAAAGTTTAGGTTACTTCACACTTAAAATGTAAAGATTTATGAAGATTCTACCCTGCTTGCCAATTGAAATATTTAATTTAACCTGTGCGGTTAAGCGATCGCGATTTTCTGAGACTGGGCAAACAAGAATTCGGTAATTTCTAGCATTGGGATAGCGTACCCAAGAGCTACCCCAAAACTTAGCTCTTACCTGTTTAGACTTCTAAATTAACTTTGATGCTACAACCAAAAGCTTGCCGAAAAGCTGCTTCCACGTCGGGTAACTTTTTATTAGCTATTCGGAGAACTGGCACAGAAGAAAGCCTAATAACAGCTTGACTATCATTGATAGCCACAAGTTTTCCATGCTGGCGCATTAACTCTTTAGTAGTACGTTCTGATATATGACCAAGCACACATTGCCAGGTTAGATCAAGCATATTTTGAATGGCTTCTTCCACTTGCTTATAAAGGTTGTTTTTTTGATTGATTAAAG
This genomic interval from Phormidium ambiguum IAM M-71 contains the following:
- a CDS encoding chromosome partitioning protein ParA, translating into MTRKWLILGAISFSVGFSLNFVLDRDIKRAALTGLITIPATAAGVSIIDLQRKRQIGGKLPFVQNQVEELETQKTELKQCLSQLQTETENLKQQEATLQQAISTALAQKQQIETALADLQTEVLKQENRKKDLDQALLTVEHQVQNLETESYLLKTQLQNLKNQEIELNRSLAATSQEKQYVENSLDSCHSELNQLQTEVADWQQQKTVLEQDLLELKTQSCLLTAESTNLQTQIQELQQQELLLKQSLEYLAKEKERVAQTSLPQQLTQKFQNGKTNLNSNFMNAKYTRKLWEDKILPYWSHRERPAGQRFLGSIRIQRNASEELLDIVGQNLKRLDRVTYTSLYEEFYELEQNWLKVITFALSEYAYYYSSEKFWQGFCDRLDIHHNQGVENTLRQIVDEGIELLGLIRAKGGYKYVSTLWLQSGVPEQNLGHFAQLVQELADEYGWWELSHTPAEDLSQLLLNFCQEKHPQWGTLINFLKSSYSEDEEVEFISGQLLQGIAIIAQELERQQASPQALQDENQREELLGNYYLPQNFFLRNWSALIRVLTPRTGSARTQKIISRRSKPLILSLDVTDSLNTQLVLPKQTIWKPAWRNLRGTYCQIPEANWENIIPSYGDLEIPELVIDVNQIAENWNCQLLDHNRQSLLHWYYKGITNQLPCLIFDAITGNHLPLYLPNPIIIGSEEIIYFTPKEIESELANGIELLDSCIPSSLRGWRGWQIRLTTPESSIMLNLPETAQSQIICWKLAEDEQPILRGLRLKGKKSVYLEVPEFWYPPLNQALTLNVLIENITERTIICRILKNLLPNKRWSAIPLNQWITEPGCYEARFWFESRQWCYRFEVQSHYQLTAFTEINPLKICSDSGFSQADLPIKYDAIEKFWAERIKFEGLWPLEEVILFLADGNERISYQCQADRSGILVINLAALHNLLPKSNFYALDYQRFGLEPQRLLEIDILPDNITWNWANQAIHVLGLQHDKSYILSCWNLLLPDKKPEEIQFFSIKQNPAATTVHLSLPPGIYQIQLFSPQQLPKLLGLWCGSGQYDLPEESNHNEDLANYCYTILGNNESIEELLDAVKKLNLDLNRIHLKSLIENLENHQYHFPDWLDGKILKTKLNKLLESLNPSSKKVVKDSLKIEKLSVVKHSKGQHIQMVEKGNWHLATVRSQKRNLFLKTLDNALKANQVQEVILEIQTPKDSVYKDIVLLRLSNYQTALTHLQTLEYFQAIELQPLSREQVDRMLGAK